The genomic region GAAAATAAACAAACAAGTATATCTTAGTTATGCAGAATTACAATCCCAATCTACAAATTATTGGTAAGGATAAGAAACTGTTTCTTCTCCAAACAAACAATTATCAGACTTTCTGTGTGATATACTTTTCACGAACTTATAATCGACCATCAGTTAATCATCAAAAGATGAAGAGAAAGAATAACTGATGATTACGAATGACAAGAAAAATAAGAATATAAGAGCGACAAAGAAAAAGGTGGTTGAACTTTGTGTGCTGTTGTGATATGCAGAACTCAATTGCAGTATTTGATTGTGAAAGAAATTGAATAATGAGAACTCTATATATATTACTAAAACTGCGTTAAGAAAGTAACACTTCTACCGTACTTACAACATGGCCTGAAATCTATGAGATAATTCAATGAAAAGAAAAGGAATTTAATTTCATGACACAGCATCATACCTTGACGATAGAAACAAAGGTTGAAAATCATAACAGGATGCACTCCTTTACATATATACATGTGTCTAATGAAGAACAAACAAAATCAATACTAGCAGTTTCATAGTACAGATAGGAAGTTATGTTAAAACTAAGTTTTTCAATGTTGGATGAACACTCTTCTTGTTCTTCACAGTAACCTTGCTTTCTGCCTTACTTCAGTTAATTTCTCCAGCAAATGGCAAGGGGTCTTCCCAAATGCCAAGTGAAAACGATAACGAACTGCATAAGCTTTGGAGTCTCTTTCCAGAAAGATGTAGTGAACGAACAAACTTTAACTAGTGTGAAACATTGCACATCAGCAGAACCATTACATATGCTCCCCATATCCACTTAGACTTCATTAAATGTAGATACATTCTTGCATCTAATTGGAAAAGAGAAACAAAGAAAAAAAAAGCAATAAAAGACCATCAGGAATTCTAAAGCCAATACTTAGTAAAATGCAAAATATAGAAGAAAAGACAATTTAAGTGATGACACAGCATCATACCTGTCACGTAGAAAACGGTACAGTCGCGGATCATTGAGTTGGACTGAGTTCCTGCTGCCAAAGTAGTGAGTAGCAGAGGTTGAAAATAGAAGCTTGGGGCAATTCTCCACCACCAAGTGTTCCAATGAAGGACACTCAATATCAACAGTAGTAGCACTTGCACCATACAACTTAGGAAGATTCTTCAAAACCAAGTTCTTCAATTTTGGTAGAACCGTCTTATCTTTGTTCACTGCATCCATTACTCTTTCCAACAAAGGACACCTCTCTACAAGAAAGTCTTCCAATTGAACAAGATACTGAGCTACATCAGATGCGAACAGACTTTTTAACGAGTTACACTTGAACACGGTCAAGCTTTTAAGACTCTGGAACATTGCGCGTGGAGCGGGACCATTACATATGTTTTTTAGTGCATTTAGACACAACAAATGCATCTCTCTCAGTTTTGATTGTTCTGGCTCACACCCTTCGGATCCAAACACATATTCCAATTCCTTCATCCAATCTAAATATAGTTTCTCCAGATTTGGTAGTCTCTGTACAAATTTTGAAACACTCTTCAAGATAAAACAACCATGCATATGCAATACCTTGAGATTTGAGAGAGAACCAGGTGGTAGCTCACCAACACACAACTCCTCAAGGTGGATCAGATCTAGCAGATACAACTCTTCCAAACTCTCAAACATTGGTCCTGTTTCAACTCGTGTTGTTGTGTTCATCAACTCTGTCAAGTACACATAGGAATCAAGAAAATACCCAGAAACTATGAGATGCTTGAGTTTATGTAGCCTCCCATGGTCATATTCCATAACAATGTCACTCATTCCTCCGCAGCGATCATACTTTAGCTTCTTTGTTTTCTTTATGACTGCATTGATAAACCAATCAGGCAAGGTACTGATGGTTGCTCCATTAAGAATCAAGGATCTTGAATTATGATCTCCTTGTTCGTATGCAGCGGAGGCGTACATAGTATTGGTGCATCTGCCAATGATACTTATACAAAAGTAATCCCAATCTGGTGCAGCCTCAACATTTTTAGGGATGAAACTTTCATCAGATAAGCCAACCTGCAATATTTTCAGATTTGATAAACCAGCTAACTTATCAAACCTAATAATATTGGTTGGTCGCTTAGGAAAAATACCAAAAACACACCATGTAAACCATGTACGCCATGTCCACGTACGCCGGTCTTTAAATCCACAGTACACCATGTACAATTCTTCTAATTTATGCAACTTTGATATCACTCTAGATGGAATTGTAACCATTCCTCCAACTGTTGGTGGGCAAGAGCGATTGACATCCAAAATCCTTAGATTGGTCAAATGTCCTATTTCTCTCGACAATTTCCCCCCGGGACAGTCTCTCATACTAAGAATTTCAAGCTTCTTAAGTTTTCCCACTATGGAAATGTCAATCAATTTGTCGCAATCATCTAAATTCAAAACTTGAAGGTTGGTGAGGACACTAAATGATTCAGGTAATACGGAAATACTAGTGTTGCTAAGATCCAAGACCCTTAACTCCTTCAGATTCTGGATCAACTTTTCTGGGATCTCACTTAGTTCAGCATTCCCGTTTAGTAATAAAATATGGAGATTTGGAAATACTAACTCATCTTCCGGTAGCTTGCAAATTTTGTTGTTCATCAGTGAAATCGCAATGCAGTATTCTTGTAATCCATGTGGCGGCCAACCCTTTAAACCACAGCCAGCTTTCACAAAAAACTGATGGCCATCTTCAGATTCGGCAATTTGAAGGGCTGTATCGCGTATGACATCATGCATCTTTACACATCCTTTTTTCTTGCTATCCAAAAGCAAGCTAGAACCTTTCAGGTACTTGACCACTGTCACTAATCTTCCTCTGGCTACTTCCATTGTTTCGGCTTCTGGAAACAGTCTTTTTCCCATCGCGTACCGGAACAAGTCTTCTATTTTGATTTCATGGTCTTCTGGGAACATGCAACAGAGCAAGAAGCACGACTTGTGGTCTTTATTTTTCAAGAAATCATAGCTTAATCGTATACATTTGAATGCATTTTTGTCATCTTCCTCATGGTTGGGATTGGCATATTGCGACTTCTCTAGTTGTTGAGATGCTTTTTCCCATTCCTTCAGGTCCTCCTCACCTTTGAGTGCCCTTGCAACAGCTATCAATGCAATCGGTAGACCCTTGCATTCTTTAGCTACCCTCCTCGCCACTTCCTCAAATGCGGTGGACTCAATTGTTCCTGCGTTTCTTAAAAACAAGGTCCAAGAATCTTTTTCTGAGAGAACGTTGAGGGTGATGATCTTTTCTTGGCAACTCATGGCATGACAGACGTTCAATTTCCTTGTGGTGAATAGCACTTTGGACCCGAACTTTTGAAGCTCCTCATAGCTGGGAATCCCTATATTTGACAACTCTATTCTCTGCCAGACATCGTCCAACATTATAAGGATTTTTTCTCTTCTCATTATCTCTCTTTTCAATCTAACAGCTCTTCCAAATTCTGTCTCCCCCTCCAATTTAACGCCCAACATATCTGCCAATGTGCCTTGAATCTTTTCTATGTCTGGGCTTTGGGATACAACAGCCATAATCGCATAATGAAAAATCCCACTTTGTCGGGCATCTGCACCGACATATTTTACCAGGGTTGTCTTGCCGACGCCTCCCATTCCGTAGACCACAACGGCACCGACGTCATCATCCTGAAGCACCTTCATAACCTCACCCATGGCTTCGTTTGTTGCTTCAAACACTTCAAAATCTC from Fragaria vesca subsp. vesca linkage group LG3, FraVesHawaii_1.0, whole genome shotgun sequence harbors:
- the LOC101295796 gene encoding disease resistance protein At4g27190-like, with the translated sequence MASPASLPSSAESPTACPSNYDVFLSFSGLDTRKGITSELYERLHKQRGIITFMDDRDLEPGDPISRTLLKAIEASRFAIVVLSPNYASSTWCLEELAKICECMKDQNRILPLFYKVEPSDVRHRKGSFGEAFDKHKSCGRHTSEQLEQWSLALNKVASFTGWHTKNYKTDRELVEEIVDSVCNRIRPFEIDLTLATGDFEVFEATNEAMGEVMKVLQDDDVGAVVVYGMGGVGKTTLVKYVGADARQSGIFHYAIMAVVSQSPDIEKIQGTLADMLGVKLEGETEFGRAVRLKREIMRREKILIMLDDVWQRIELSNIGIPSYEELQKFGSKVLFTTRKLNVCHAMSCQEKIITLNVLSEKDSWTLFLRNAGTIESTAFEEVARRVAKECKGLPIALIAVARALKGEEDLKEWEKASQQLEKSQYANPNHEEDDKNAFKCIRLSYDFLKNKDHKSCFLLCCMFPEDHEIKIEDLFRYAMGKRLFPEAETMEVARGRLVTVVKYLKGSSLLLDSKKKGCVKMHDVIRDTALQIAESEDGHQFFVKAGCGLKGWPPHGLQEYCIAISLMNNKICKLPEDELVFPNLHILLLNGNAELSEIPEKLIQNLKELRVLDLSNTSISVLPESFSVLTNLQVLNLDDCDKLIDISIVGKLKKLEILSMRDCPGGKLSREIGHLTNLRILDVNRSCPPTVGGMVTIPSRVISKLHKLEELYMVYCGFKDRRTWTWRTWFTWCVFGIFPKRPTNIIRFDKLAGLSNLKILQVGLSDESFIPKNVEAAPDWDYFCISIIGRCTNTMYASAAYEQGDHNSRSLILNGATISTLPDWFINAVIKKTKKLKYDRCGGMSDIVMEYDHGRLHKLKHLIVSGYFLDSYVYLTELMNTTTRVETGPMFESLEELYLLDLIHLEELCVGELPPGSLSNLKVLHMHGCFILKSVSKFVQRLPNLEKLYLDWMKELEYVFGSEGCEPEQSKLREMHLLCLNALKNICNGPAPRAMFQSLKSLTVFKCNSLKSLFASDVAQYLVQLEDFLVERCPLLERVMDAVNKDKTVLPKLKNLVLKNLPKLYGASATTVDIECPSLEHLVVENCPKLLFSTSATHYFGSRNSVQLNDPRLYRFLRDRCKNVSTFNEV